A region of Candidatus Protochlamydia phocaeensis DNA encodes the following proteins:
- the hemL gene encoding glutamate-1-semialdehyde 2,1-aminomutase has protein sequence MSNRSRSEQIYQKLCEVIPGGVNSPVRSCSSMGQLPMVIDHAYQDTLVDVDGKKYIDFCGSWGALIHGHAHPVILKAVQERMQKGTSFGITTSIEGELAQEVVKLIDSIEKVRFVSSGTEATMSVARLARGYTGKELLVKFIGNYHGHADFFLVQAGSGVLEVSPTASSAGIPSEIVKHTLCLPYNDIEACRKVFQHPNYRKRIAAVILEPIAGNMGVVPATKEFMQFLRQETQEMGALLILDEVITGFRVSQKGAQHLYSVKPDLTCLGKIVGGGFPAAAFGGRKDIMNHLAPLGPVYQAGTLSGNPLAMEAGLQSLKLLQQPQFYENLQHKTDFFIKPIEEQILQKKWPACIQQVGSMFTLFFGKKEVTNLKEALEADSALFARFFRDMFEQGIYVPPSQHEAWFISQAHEEKNLEKARNAVLKFMEEAYS, from the coding sequence ATGTCAAATCGATCGCGCAGCGAACAAATTTATCAAAAACTTTGCGAAGTCATTCCGGGCGGCGTCAATTCTCCCGTAAGATCTTGTTCCAGTATGGGACAGCTTCCAATGGTCATTGACCATGCCTATCAAGATACGCTTGTTGACGTTGATGGAAAAAAATATATTGATTTTTGCGGATCTTGGGGAGCTCTTATTCATGGCCATGCCCATCCTGTTATCCTCAAGGCTGTGCAAGAGCGTATGCAGAAAGGAACGAGCTTTGGCATTACGACTTCCATTGAAGGGGAATTGGCCCAAGAAGTGGTCAAACTAATAGATTCCATTGAGAAGGTCCGGTTTGTTTCATCGGGGACGGAAGCAACGATGAGCGTGGCCCGCTTAGCGAGAGGATATACCGGCAAAGAGCTTCTTGTGAAATTTATCGGCAACTATCACGGGCATGCCGATTTCTTTTTGGTTCAAGCAGGATCTGGAGTATTGGAAGTATCCCCTACAGCTTCTTCTGCAGGCATTCCAAGCGAAATTGTCAAGCATACGCTATGCTTGCCTTATAACGATATCGAAGCGTGCCGAAAAGTTTTTCAACATCCGAATTACCGCAAACGCATAGCCGCCGTCATTCTAGAACCCATCGCAGGCAATATGGGGGTTGTTCCTGCCACAAAAGAATTCATGCAGTTTTTAAGGCAAGAAACGCAAGAAATGGGCGCTTTGCTTATTTTGGACGAGGTCATCACAGGCTTTCGGGTCTCTCAGAAAGGAGCTCAGCATCTTTATTCTGTTAAGCCCGACTTGACATGCCTAGGAAAAATTGTAGGGGGAGGATTTCCTGCCGCTGCTTTTGGAGGCCGAAAAGACATTATGAATCATTTGGCGCCTTTGGGGCCTGTCTACCAAGCCGGAACTCTTTCTGGAAATCCTTTGGCAATGGAAGCCGGACTGCAAAGCTTAAAGTTGCTCCAGCAACCTCAATTCTATGAAAATTTACAGCATAAAACAGATTTTTTTATTAAACCGATCGAAGAGCAAATTTTGCAGAAGAAATGGCCAGCCTGCATCCAGCAAGTCGGATCTATGTTCACGCTTTTCTTTGGAAAAAAAGAAGTGACCAATTTGAAAGAAGCCTTGGAAGCGGATTCTGCTCTTTTTGCGCGCTTTTTTAGAGACATGTTCGAGCAGGGCATTTATGTTCCTCCCTCTCAGCATGAAGCGTGGTTTATCTCTCAAGCTCATGAGGAAAAGAACTTGGAAAAGGCCAGGAATGCCGTATTAAAATTTATGGAAGAAGCGTATTCTTAG
- a CDS encoding TVP38/TMEM64 family protein — protein sequence MWKKCRRYIPISLIFLLMILAYLALLANVIGWEDLKKVEQILSTYTFKYPLLVTFLFMSIYILYVVLALPGPFVLSILAGCLFPQPFSTLYVIISATIGASLLFLAARTSFREHFYRLAGPLLKKVEKGLQEDAASYLIFLRLVPFFPLWFTNTVPALFGIPYRTFLWTTVAGLLPGIFIFTEAGRALTTMLDDQGSLTVDRFFNLPLRLAMTGVAILFILPTITKKFKSRRRKQKETYQARYESQK from the coding sequence ATGTGGAAAAAATGCAGACGCTATATTCCCATCTCCCTCATTTTTCTCCTCATGATCTTAGCTTATCTAGCTCTCTTAGCAAATGTCATCGGCTGGGAAGATCTTAAAAAAGTTGAGCAAATTCTCAGCACCTATACATTTAAATATCCGCTCCTTGTCACCTTTCTCTTTATGAGCATATATATTCTGTATGTTGTATTAGCCCTGCCCGGTCCCTTTGTCCTTTCCATTTTAGCCGGCTGCTTGTTCCCCCAGCCATTCAGCACTTTATATGTCATTATATCCGCGACAATCGGCGCCTCCCTTCTCTTTTTAGCCGCACGGACGTCTTTTAGGGAGCATTTTTACCGCCTGGCAGGCCCCCTGCTTAAAAAAGTAGAAAAAGGGCTTCAAGAAGATGCAGCCAGCTACCTCATTTTTTTAAGGCTCGTTCCTTTTTTTCCTTTATGGTTCACCAATACAGTTCCGGCACTTTTTGGTATCCCTTATCGCACATTCTTATGGACCACGGTGGCAGGGCTTCTTCCCGGCATATTTATTTTCACCGAAGCAGGAAGAGCTCTTACAACCATGTTGGACGATCAAGGTTCCTTAACAGTTGATCGTTTTTTCAATCTTCCTCTTAGATTGGCGATGACAGGCGTGGCTATTTTATTCATCCTTCCGACAATAACCAAAAAATTCAAGTCGAGACGCAGAAAGCAAAAAGAGACTTACCAAGCTAGATACGAGAGCCAAAAATAG
- a CDS encoding dicarboxylate/amino acid:cation symporter, producing the protein MCTQVKRKINPTIFFAIAIFLGVLCGCLQQAMIIQVAETVSQLFINLLKLVSLPIIFLSIVSTASGMENIQEIKWLGQKVVKYTLLTTLLAATIALGLFIGIDPVRGQILASPAAAESSPSQASYLSFFIQIVPSNIIQPFSENNVIGVLFLAILLSFAIVSLPSQHRSVLHSFFSSIYAAIIAITRWIILIMPVAIWAFVVLFMRDLSQGLDVKSLALYLTCVIAANVIQAFIVLPTMLKLKGISPVKMAKGMLPALSVAFFTKSSAAALPMAMRCAEENVGISRKVASFTLPLCTTINMNACAAFILITVLFVSMSQGVSYTAAEMGLWVILATVAAIGNAGVPMGCYFLASAFLAAMNVPLNILGIILPFYTLIDMLESAINVWSDSCVAAVVNQEVGLESSSQKQVHQAEHQVSAII; encoded by the coding sequence ATGTGCACCCAGGTTAAACGCAAAATTAACCCTACTATTTTTTTTGCTATTGCAATTTTTCTGGGTGTCTTGTGTGGTTGTCTTCAGCAGGCGATGATTATTCAAGTGGCAGAAACTGTTTCGCAATTATTCATTAATCTTTTGAAGCTAGTCAGTTTGCCCATTATTTTTCTTTCCATTGTTTCAACTGCATCCGGCATGGAGAATATTCAAGAAATTAAGTGGTTGGGCCAAAAGGTTGTTAAATATACTCTTTTGACCACTCTCCTTGCAGCGACAATCGCCTTGGGATTATTTATTGGCATTGATCCTGTCAGAGGACAAATCTTGGCTTCGCCGGCTGCTGCAGAATCTTCGCCTTCTCAGGCGAGCTATCTCTCTTTTTTTATTCAAATTGTTCCATCCAATATTATTCAGCCTTTTAGCGAAAATAATGTCATTGGCGTCTTGTTTCTCGCTATCTTACTGAGCTTCGCTATCGTCTCTCTTCCCTCTCAGCATCGCTCGGTGCTGCATTCCTTCTTCTCTAGCATCTATGCTGCCATTATTGCCATTACGCGCTGGATTATTTTGATTATGCCGGTGGCGATTTGGGCATTCGTCGTCCTATTTATGCGTGACCTCAGTCAAGGGCTGGACGTAAAAAGCTTAGCTTTATATTTAACCTGCGTAATAGCGGCTAATGTCATCCAGGCATTTATTGTTCTCCCTACTATGCTGAAATTAAAGGGAATATCGCCTGTTAAAATGGCCAAAGGAATGTTGCCGGCGTTATCCGTTGCGTTTTTTACAAAGTCCTCTGCTGCGGCCCTTCCCATGGCGATGCGTTGCGCAGAAGAAAATGTTGGTATTTCTAGGAAAGTGGCCAGTTTTACTCTTCCGCTTTGCACGACAATTAATATGAATGCTTGCGCGGCTTTTATTTTGATTACAGTCCTTTTTGTTTCTATGAGCCAAGGGGTCAGCTATACGGCAGCAGAAATGGGACTGTGGGTTATTTTAGCTACGGTTGCGGCAATCGGCAATGCAGGGGTTCCGATGGGATGCTACTTTTTAGCAAGCGCCTTTTTGGCGGCTATGAACGTTCCTTTAAATATTTTAGGGATTATTTTACCGTTTTATACTTTGATTGATATGCTAGAGAGCGCCATTAATGTTTGGTCGGACTCCTGTGTTGCAGCGGTTGTCAATCAAGAGGTTGGACTGGAGAGTTCTTCCCAAAAACAAGTCCATCAGGCCGAGCATCAAGTGAGTGCAATCATTTAA
- the floA gene encoding flotillin-like protein FloA (flotillin-like protein involved in membrane lipid rafts): protein MEFYFLVFAIAIVLIIILSILGKFLSLWFQAFVSGTPIPLFNIIGMSLRKIPPRIIVNARINLFKAGLKQISVADLETHYLAGGHITNVVEAMIAADKANIPLDWRRATAIDLAGRDIKDAVQTSVNPRVIDCPSHGGYITGVAKDGIQLNCRARVTVRTNIAQLVGGATEETIVARVGEGIVSAIGGSDTHKQVLESPQRISKLVLEKGLDSSTAFLILSIDIVEINLGENIGARLRTDQAESDIRIAKAEAEKRRTMAVAMEQENLAKVRDMEAKLVEAQAAVPLAMAEAFRSGKLGIMDYQRIQNIQADTDMRNALAKPEGEAKQG from the coding sequence ATGGAATTTTATTTTCTTGTGTTTGCCATCGCCATTGTCCTCATTATTATTTTAAGCATCCTAGGCAAATTTCTTAGTTTGTGGTTTCAAGCGTTTGTGTCCGGCACGCCCATTCCTTTATTTAATATTATTGGAATGAGCCTGCGCAAAATTCCCCCTCGCATCATCGTCAATGCGCGCATTAATTTGTTCAAAGCCGGCTTAAAACAAATCAGCGTAGCAGATTTGGAAACGCATTATTTAGCAGGCGGACACATCACCAATGTCGTTGAAGCCATGATTGCAGCAGATAAAGCTAATATTCCATTGGATTGGAGGCGTGCGACAGCCATTGACTTGGCCGGCCGGGACATTAAAGATGCTGTTCAGACATCTGTTAATCCTCGCGTGATCGATTGTCCAAGCCATGGAGGCTATATCACAGGAGTGGCAAAAGATGGAATTCAGCTTAATTGCCGGGCCCGTGTAACGGTAAGAACGAATATTGCCCAGTTAGTCGGAGGCGCCACAGAAGAGACGATTGTCGCTCGTGTCGGAGAGGGGATCGTCAGTGCTATTGGCGGATCGGATACGCATAAGCAAGTATTGGAGTCTCCTCAGCGGATCTCTAAGTTGGTTTTAGAAAAAGGGCTAGACTCTTCGACAGCTTTCTTGATTCTTTCCATTGATATTGTTGAAATCAATTTAGGTGAAAATATTGGAGCAAGGTTGCGTACAGACCAAGCAGAATCGGATATTCGAATTGCTAAAGCGGAAGCAGAAAAACGCCGGACGATGGCTGTTGCTATGGAACAGGAGAACTTGGCAAAGGTTAGAGATATGGAGGCTAAATTGGTTGAAGCGCAGGCGGCCGTTCCTCTAGCAATGGCTGAGGCATTTAGAAGCGGTAAATTAGGCATCATGGATTATCAACGCATCCAAAATATTCAAGCCGATACCGATATGCGCAATGCTTTAGCAAAGCCTGAAGGCGAAGCTAAGCAAGGATAA
- a CDS encoding NfeD family protein, which produces MAAHLNKYILLLVFFACLLKGKGEAAEPLPAAMVLTGHLSKESILEAKKTLEKINLSRPQTLVIEINSSSGDLAQALELAKALYELKTLNRLKVIVYLNDNAVGPAAIIPFLADELYASLFVSWGDIPLGSENTIPSNLLRNRVRSLIDDQNPHASLLYVLADAMADPSFQVVNEGGWKIAKNAKETNQNAISAPGQTLVVNQNQLKEMGLIQAILPKKEFEERYHLINVEKASEGEASLQLSAQSVEEKLRQHIHFQTGEGNSIGYIYIGDHENAINQSTWLYVKQALDYYKTVKPIFIILELNTPGGEVFAAQKISDALKEMDTQYNIPIVAFINNWAISAGAMLAYSCRFIATVKDGSMGAAEPVYAGEGGKMETASEKVNSALRADFANRAAFFDRDPLIAEAMVDKDMILVLRHGKVVQLNNDNQIKLTGPDPDKVISPKGKLLTLNAEQMLEYGVADLMLPPQKIEAITGEEKASGRWPAKKMLLFQTPFFSKIPQTTVQAYQMDWKTHFFVFLATPLVSSLLFMGLIIGGYIELNNPGLSLPGSIAAICLFLIILSSFSLEIANWLELILLLTGIVLLLAELFVLPTFGLLGIVGLILFIAGLFGMLLPDIHSVSFEYDTKTLNAAGQYFMERLAWLCGSLILSMMIIAFLARYVLPAFSGFNRFVLAGHEQDAAKGFIAGESDQFLPQPGEAGTVLATLRPTGKILIKDKVYDAISAGGFIEAGEQVIVVRLEGSAIFVNRNVV; this is translated from the coding sequence ATGGCTGCACATTTAAATAAATATATTCTTCTGCTTGTCTTCTTTGCTTGTCTTCTTAAGGGCAAAGGAGAAGCTGCTGAACCTTTACCGGCGGCCATGGTCTTAACAGGTCATTTATCTAAGGAATCCATCCTTGAGGCTAAAAAAACTTTAGAGAAAATTAATCTTTCTCGGCCTCAAACGCTTGTAATAGAAATCAATTCTTCATCAGGAGATTTGGCGCAAGCCTTGGAGTTAGCCAAAGCCCTCTATGAACTGAAAACGCTCAATCGTTTAAAAGTCATTGTTTATCTGAATGACAATGCCGTTGGCCCAGCCGCCATCATTCCCTTTCTTGCCGATGAGCTGTATGCGTCTCTATTTGTGTCTTGGGGAGATATTCCTCTTGGATCGGAAAATACAATTCCGAGCAATCTATTGCGCAATCGCGTACGCAGCTTGATCGATGATCAAAATCCGCATGCCTCTTTACTTTATGTATTGGCTGACGCGATGGCGGATCCCTCCTTTCAGGTTGTGAATGAGGGAGGATGGAAGATTGCAAAAAATGCGAAAGAGACCAATCAAAATGCCATTTCTGCTCCTGGTCAGACATTAGTAGTCAATCAAAACCAGCTCAAGGAAATGGGGTTGATTCAAGCCATTTTGCCAAAAAAAGAATTTGAAGAGCGGTATCATCTGATCAATGTAGAAAAAGCGTCAGAGGGAGAAGCGTCTTTGCAATTATCGGCGCAATCGGTCGAAGAAAAGCTTCGACAGCATATCCATTTTCAAACAGGGGAAGGCAATTCAATCGGTTATATTTATATTGGAGATCATGAGAATGCAATCAATCAATCGACGTGGCTCTATGTAAAACAAGCATTGGACTATTATAAGACCGTTAAGCCCATTTTTATCATTTTAGAGCTCAATACGCCGGGTGGAGAGGTTTTTGCCGCTCAAAAAATCTCTGATGCGCTCAAAGAGATGGACACTCAATATAATATCCCCATTGTTGCTTTCATTAATAATTGGGCCATTTCAGCCGGTGCTATGTTGGCTTATTCCTGCCGCTTTATTGCAACGGTCAAAGATGGAAGCATGGGAGCGGCAGAGCCTGTTTACGCCGGGGAAGGCGGCAAAATGGAGACGGCATCGGAAAAAGTCAATTCCGCTTTGCGTGCGGATTTCGCTAACCGCGCAGCTTTTTTTGATCGCGATCCCTTGATTGCCGAGGCAATGGTGGACAAGGACATGATTTTAGTCTTGCGGCATGGAAAAGTTGTTCAATTGAATAATGATAACCAAATCAAACTGACAGGCCCCGATCCCGATAAGGTTATTTCGCCGAAAGGAAAGTTGTTAACGCTTAACGCAGAGCAAATGCTAGAATATGGTGTTGCAGATCTTATGCTTCCCCCTCAAAAAATAGAGGCTATTACGGGTGAAGAAAAGGCATCAGGGCGCTGGCCTGCTAAGAAAATGCTGCTTTTTCAAACACCCTTTTTCTCCAAAATTCCTCAAACGACCGTCCAGGCGTATCAAATGGATTGGAAGACGCATTTTTTTGTTTTTCTAGCGACTCCTCTTGTCTCCTCTTTGCTTTTTATGGGATTGATCATTGGCGGGTATATTGAGCTCAATAATCCCGGCTTAAGCCTTCCGGGATCGATTGCGGCTATCTGCCTATTTTTGATTATTCTATCAAGCTTTTCTTTAGAAATTGCCAATTGGCTTGAGCTCATCCTTTTGTTAACGGGAATAGTCCTGCTCTTGGCTGAATTATTTGTCTTGCCCACTTTTGGCTTGTTAGGGATTGTGGGATTGATTCTTTTTATTGCGGGATTATTCGGCATGTTGCTTCCCGATATCCATTCGGTCAGCTTCGAATACGATACAAAAACATTAAACGCGGCTGGCCAGTATTTTATGGAGCGGCTTGCTTGGCTATGCGGATCCCTGATTCTAAGTATGATGATAATTGCTTTTTTAGCCCGTTACGTCTTACCCGCTTTCTCCGGATTTAACCGCTTTGTCTTAGCCGGACATGAGCAAGATGCCGCCAAAGGCTTTATAGCAGGAGAAAGCGATCAATTTCTTCCGCAGCCTGGAGAGGCCGGAACTGTTCTGGCGACTCTGCGTCCAACGGGGAAAATTTTGATTAAAGATAAAGTCTATGATGCCATTAGTGCCGGCGGATTTATTGAGGCAGGGGAACAGGTCATTGTCGTCCGTCTAGAAGGAAGCGCTATTTTCGTCAATCGCAATGTGGTATAA
- a CDS encoding YggS family pyridoxal phosphate-dependent enzyme, with protein sequence MTLPFSSIAERYRFIQEDIQEKALKCGRRPEEISLIAVTKTQPLSAIQEAYEAGCRQFGENRLQEALMKMPQLPTDSQWHLIGTLQSNKVNKALDAPFCLIHSVDSLELAQKINQVAQKFNKVVAVLLQVNTSLEASKHGLTAEQWQASLSSLVQFASLRIEGLMTIAPFTEDEKAVRACFRQLYQLRENWKEKMREPQIFRHLSMGMSHDYGIAIQEGATLVRIGTAIFGSRI encoded by the coding sequence ATGACCTTGCCTTTTTCTTCTATTGCCGAACGCTACCGTTTTATTCAAGAAGATATTCAAGAGAAAGCTCTAAAATGCGGGCGCCGGCCAGAAGAAATTTCCCTCATTGCAGTGACAAAAACGCAGCCTCTTTCTGCCATTCAGGAGGCTTACGAGGCTGGTTGCCGGCAGTTCGGAGAAAATCGCTTGCAAGAGGCATTAATGAAAATGCCTCAATTGCCCACTGATAGTCAATGGCATTTGATTGGAACTTTGCAAAGCAATAAAGTCAATAAGGCGCTGGACGCTCCGTTTTGCTTAATTCATTCAGTCGATAGCTTGGAGCTGGCGCAGAAAATCAACCAAGTGGCCCAAAAATTCAACAAAGTAGTCGCGGTTCTGCTGCAGGTGAATACCTCATTGGAAGCATCGAAACATGGCCTGACAGCTGAACAATGGCAGGCCTCTTTAAGCTCTCTTGTCCAATTCGCTTCTTTAAGAATTGAAGGCCTAATGACGATAGCGCCTTTTACTGAAGATGAAAAGGCGGTTCGTGCTTGTTTCAGACAACTCTATCAGCTACGCGAAAATTGGAAAGAGAAGATGCGGGAGCCCCAAATTTTTCGCCATTTATCTATGGGAATGTCCCATGATTATGGCATCGCCATCCAAGAAGGGGCAACTTTGGTCCGTATAGGGACAGCTATTTTTGGCTCTCGTATCTAG
- a CDS encoding NfeD family protein produces the protein MMPFIFLLIGLFLILIEFYLPGAIMGIIGSVFVLTSIVLFASQTNSAIAITLFVFGVAVSIGLLIRFAIWRIKHAKPEYSIYLHKDQEGYQASSYDKDAIGKIGIVLSDLKPGGYVLIEGKQHQAISVTGYIPKGEKVLVISGQEESLLVQLSKKES, from the coding sequence ATGATGCCCTTTATTTTTCTCCTGATCGGCCTTTTTCTCATTTTAATTGAATTTTACCTTCCGGGCGCTATTATGGGCATTATAGGAAGCGTGTTCGTCCTGACCAGTATTGTGCTTTTTGCTTCTCAAACAAATTCAGCGATTGCCATTACGCTGTTTGTCTTTGGCGTAGCAGTCAGTATCGGCCTTCTCATCCGTTTTGCCATTTGGCGCATTAAGCATGCTAAGCCGGAATATAGCATTTATCTGCATAAGGATCAGGAAGGCTATCAAGCGTCGAGCTATGACAAGGATGCGATCGGTAAAATTGGAATAGTCTTATCTGATTTAAAACCGGGCGGATATGTTTTGATAGAAGGGAAGCAGCATCAAGCTATTTCGGTGACTGGATATATTCCCAAGGGAGAAAAAGTATTAGTCATTTCCGGGCAAGAAGAAAGTCTTCTTGTCCAATTAAGCAAAAAGGAATCTTAA
- a CDS encoding pyruvate dehydrogenase complex E1 component subunit beta, whose protein sequence is MANGTQVVEMREALRQAIDEEMERDSKVFVMGEEVGEYNGAYKVTKGMLAKWGPKRIVDTPISELGFAGLCVGAAMTGLRPIVEFMSFNFSFVAADQLISNAIKMYYMSGNRFSVPIVFRGPNGAAAQVSSQHSHCVEAIYGNLPGWYVIAPSNPYDAKGLLKSAIRNNNPVLFLESELSYGDKMEIPTSEYLVPIGKAQVVVPGQDITIISHSRMVNVCKEVAKELAKKGIKAELIDLRTIKPLDIATIATSIRKTNRCVIVEEGHIFAGIAAEVGFQIMEHCFDYLDAPLERVCQRETPMPYSKVLERETLPNVERILAAVYKALNKN, encoded by the coding sequence GTGGCTAACGGAACACAAGTCGTGGAAATGAGAGAGGCGCTTCGCCAAGCCATTGATGAAGAGATGGAGCGCGATTCAAAAGTTTTTGTCATGGGCGAAGAAGTGGGCGAATATAATGGCGCCTATAAAGTCACAAAAGGAATGCTAGCGAAATGGGGCCCCAAGCGCATTGTAGATACGCCTATTTCAGAGTTGGGATTCGCCGGTCTTTGCGTTGGAGCTGCGATGACAGGGCTTCGTCCTATCGTTGAATTTATGAGTTTTAATTTTTCCTTTGTTGCAGCCGATCAATTGATTTCCAATGCGATTAAAATGTATTACATGTCAGGCAATCGGTTTTCCGTTCCCATTGTTTTTAGAGGACCAAATGGCGCTGCGGCACAAGTATCTAGCCAGCACTCGCATTGCGTAGAGGCTATATATGGAAATTTGCCCGGTTGGTATGTGATCGCTCCCAGCAACCCCTATGATGCCAAAGGGCTTTTAAAGTCAGCTATTCGCAATAATAATCCGGTCTTATTCTTAGAGTCGGAATTGTCTTATGGCGATAAAATGGAAATCCCAACGAGTGAATATCTTGTTCCTATTGGGAAAGCCCAAGTGGTTGTTCCCGGCCAAGATATTACTATCATTTCTCATAGCCGCATGGTCAATGTTTGCAAAGAAGTTGCCAAGGAATTGGCTAAAAAGGGAATCAAAGCCGAATTAATAGATTTGCGCACGATTAAACCTCTTGATATTGCGACAATTGCGACATCTATTCGAAAGACCAATCGCTGCGTCATTGTGGAGGAAGGGCATATCTTTGCAGGTATTGCTGCCGAAGTCGGATTTCAAATCATGGAGCATTGTTTTGACTACTTGGATGCCCCTTTAGAGCGGGTTTGCCAACGAGAGACACCCATGCCTTATTCCAAAGTGTTAGAAAGAGAAACGTTGCCAAACGTTGAAAGAATACTCGCAGCTGTTTATAAAGCCCTGAATAAAAATTAG
- the pdhA gene encoding pyruvate dehydrogenase (acetyl-transferring) E1 component subunit alpha, producing the protein MDTCASPQFFSADRAAVIKQLGSQQLIDCLRKMLLIRNFELRAEAAYQQGKIGGFFHAYVGQEAIQTAAVQALGPNNWYATSYRVHALALLLGASPNELMAELYGRATGNARGRGGSMHFFTERLLGGFGIVTGQVPIATGAAFTLKYEGNKDEVSICFMGDGAVPQGAFHESLNLASLWDLPCIYVIENNQWGMGTAVQKAVSVSHLAEDKAPGYNMKGYTFDGMDFFNCYGGFSHLFHEVLETQRPVLVEVVTQRFKGHSISDPGLYRSKDQLKEVMIRDPIQIMQATLIEEGMISEEQVKQMDKEIREIVIEAMHFADNSPWPDPQTLEEDVFAP; encoded by the coding sequence ATGGATACGTGTGCTTCGCCTCAATTCTTTTCAGCCGATCGCGCGGCTGTTATTAAACAATTAGGCTCGCAGCAGCTGATTGACTGCTTACGTAAAATGCTGCTGATCCGCAATTTCGAACTGCGCGCTGAAGCGGCCTATCAGCAGGGGAAAATTGGCGGCTTTTTTCATGCCTATGTAGGGCAGGAAGCTATTCAAACAGCAGCCGTGCAGGCTCTTGGACCAAATAATTGGTATGCGACTTCTTATCGTGTTCATGCCTTAGCCCTTTTATTGGGAGCGTCTCCTAATGAATTGATGGCCGAGCTTTACGGGCGGGCAACTGGAAATGCCAGAGGGCGCGGGGGATCGATGCACTTTTTCACAGAGCGTTTGCTTGGCGGTTTTGGAATTGTGACCGGTCAGGTTCCAATTGCAACGGGTGCTGCCTTTACTTTGAAATACGAGGGAAATAAGGATGAAGTGTCGATCTGCTTTATGGGAGATGGGGCTGTGCCGCAAGGGGCTTTCCATGAGTCTTTAAATTTAGCGTCTCTATGGGATCTTCCTTGTATTTATGTCATTGAAAATAATCAGTGGGGGATGGGGACGGCGGTTCAAAAGGCTGTTAGCGTATCGCATTTAGCTGAAGATAAAGCTCCCGGATATAATATGAAGGGATATACATTCGATGGAATGGACTTTTTTAATTGTTATGGGGGATTTTCCCATCTTTTTCATGAAGTCTTAGAGACGCAGCGTCCCGTCTTGGTAGAAGTCGTGACCCAGCGTTTTAAAGGGCACTCTATTTCTGATCCGGGCCTTTACCGCTCCAAAGATCAGCTTAAAGAAGTGATGATCCGCGATCCTATCCAGATCATGCAGGCGACCTTGATAGAGGAAGGAATGATAAGCGAGGAGCAAGTAAAGCAAATGGATAAAGAGATTCGCGAAATAGTGATAGAGGCCATGCATTTTGCGGATAATAGCCCGTGGCCAGATCCGCAGACGTTGGAAGAAGATGTTTTCGCTCCTTAA